One genomic window of Desulfovibrio subterraneus includes the following:
- a CDS encoding DUF4212 domain-containing protein: MKAYWKTNIGYMVVLLSIWALVSYAFGIVLVNELNVIKIGGFPLGFWFAQQGSIYVFVILIFVYFLLMRRLDRKYDIDE; encoded by the coding sequence ATGAAAGCGTACTGGAAGACAAACATCGGGTACATGGTTGTACTGCTGTCCATCTGGGCACTGGTCTCCTATGCGTTCGGCATTGTGCTTGTGAATGAGCTGAACGTAATCAAGATTGGCGGTTTTCCGCTGGGATTCTGGTTTGCGCAGCAGGGGTCCATCTACGTCTTTGTCATTCTGATTTTCGTCTACTTTCTGCTCATGCGCCGGCTCGACCGGAAGTATGACATTGACGAATAG
- a CDS encoding sodium:solute symporter family protein, translating into MSIQMWTYIMVGVTFAVYMGIAWASRVRDTKGFYVAGGGVPPLANGMATAADWMSAASFLGMAGLISFYGYAGCMYLMGWTGGYVLLALLLAPYLRKFGKFTVPDFVGDRYYSGTARLVALICAVFVSLTYVAGQMRGVGIVFSRFLEVDVNTGVFIGMAIVFFYAGIGGMKGITWTQVAQYVVLIVAFLIPAVAISMKITGTPVPQLGFGSVISSGPDAGIYLLEKLDQIGTDLGFSAYTSAFGAGSKPMIDVFCITMALMVGTAGLPHVIVRFYTVPTVRGARLSAVYAILFIAVLYTTAPAVAAFARYNLINSLNDVAYTQAPTWFKNWEKTGLIAWLDKNGDGIVQFRKGDAFDGKPAFSGEFGRDGQRMVINAPTDSPNELYVDRDIIVLANPEIANLPPWVIALVAAGGLAAALSTASGLLLVIASSISHDFYYRMVNRQASEKQRLLLGRIMIGVAVCIAGYFGINPPGFVAQVVALAFGLAASSFFPTLVLGIFWKRASREGAIAGMVSGIGFTMFYIVQTKFMGVAPWFMGISPEGIGSVGMIINFVVTIAVSHMTPPPPQDVQDMVESIRIPRGAGAAIDH; encoded by the coding sequence ATGAGTATCCAGATGTGGACCTACATCATGGTCGGTGTGACCTTTGCCGTATACATGGGCATCGCATGGGCAAGCCGGGTGCGGGACACCAAGGGCTTTTACGTGGCTGGCGGCGGGGTGCCGCCTCTGGCAAACGGCATGGCAACGGCGGCGGACTGGATGAGCGCCGCTTCCTTTCTCGGCATGGCCGGGCTTATTTCCTTTTATGGCTACGCGGGCTGTATGTATCTGATGGGCTGGACAGGCGGCTATGTGCTGCTTGCCCTGCTGCTCGCCCCGTATCTGCGCAAGTTCGGCAAGTTCACCGTTCCGGACTTTGTGGGCGACAGATATTATTCCGGCACGGCGCGTCTGGTGGCGCTCATTTGTGCCGTGTTTGTCTCGCTCACCTATGTGGCGGGGCAGATGCGCGGTGTGGGCATCGTATTCAGCCGCTTCCTTGAAGTGGACGTAAATACGGGCGTGTTCATCGGCATGGCCATCGTGTTCTTCTATGCCGGAATCGGCGGCATGAAGGGCATCACGTGGACGCAGGTGGCGCAGTATGTGGTGCTTATCGTGGCCTTTCTTATCCCTGCCGTGGCCATCTCCATGAAGATAACCGGCACGCCGGTTCCGCAGCTGGGGTTCGGTTCGGTCATATCCTCTGGTCCTGATGCAGGCATCTATCTGCTCGAAAAACTCGACCAGATAGGCACAGACCTTGGTTTTTCTGCGTATACCTCGGCGTTTGGCGCGGGCAGCAAGCCCATGATCGACGTATTCTGCATCACTATGGCGCTGATGGTCGGCACGGCCGGTCTGCCGCATGTTATCGTGCGCTTCTACACAGTGCCCACGGTGCGCGGTGCGCGTCTGTCGGCTGTGTATGCCATCCTTTTTATCGCGGTGCTGTATACCACGGCTCCGGCTGTGGCGGCCTTTGCACGCTACAACCTGATCAATTCGCTGAATGACGTGGCCTATACGCAGGCTCCCACATGGTTCAAGAACTGGGAAAAGACCGGCCTCATCGCATGGCTGGACAAGAACGGCGACGGCATTGTGCAGTTCCGCAAGGGTGATGCTTTTGACGGCAAGCCCGCTTTCTCCGGCGAGTTCGGCAGGGACGGGCAGCGCATGGTGATCAATGCGCCCACCGACAGCCCCAACGAACTGTATGTGGACCGCGACATCATCGTGCTGGCCAATCCGGAAATTGCCAATCTTCCGCCCTGGGTTATCGCGCTGGTTGCGGCGGGCGGTCTTGCGGCGGCTCTTTCCACGGCATCTGGCCTGCTGCTGGTTATTGCATCCAGTATCTCGCACGACTTCTACTACCGTATGGTCAACCGGCAGGCATCGGAAAAACAGCGGCTGCTTCTCGGCCGTATCATGATCGGCGTGGCGGTGTGCATTGCAGGGTATTTCGGCATCAACCCGCCCGGCTTCGTGGCGCAGGTGGTGGCGCTGGCCTTCGGGCTTGCGGCTTCGTCCTTCTTCCCCACGCTGGTGCTCGGCATCTTCTGGAAGCGGGCCAGCCGTGAAGGAGCCATCGCGGGCATGGTTTCCGGTATCGGGTTCACCATGTTCTATATCGTGCAGACCAAGTTCATGGGCGTTGCCCCTTGGTTCATGGGCATCAGTCCGGAAGGTATCGGTTCTGTAGGCATGATCATCAACTTTGTGGTGACCATCGCCGTATCGCATATGACCCCGCCCCCCCCGCAGGACGTGCAGGACATGGTGGAATCCATCCGCATTCCGAGAGGGGCAGGCGCTGCCATAGACCATTAA